The sequence below is a genomic window from Synechococcus sp. PCC 7335.
TATCAGCGAAGCCAAAGTAGGTGGTGAGTGCCTGACGAAACAACGCACTGTAGGCAGCGATTGGGCTGGCGCCCGCGACTAGCATCAGTAGGGCTCCGACCAGTAGGGCAGCTAATACGGCAACAACGGGTGGCCAAGCTGCTTGCAGCGCATTCTGCAGGCGTCTAGACAGACCCATTAGACTCCTGAGGCTCTGCTGAGGCCTGACCTGCCATCAACAGGCCAACTTGCTCTAGTGTGGCGGTATGGGGATCTAGACTATCGATTAGCTGGCCGCGATAGATAACGCCCAGGCGATCGCTCATTGCCATGACTTCTTCTAATTCAGTTGAGATATACAGAATAGCTGCGCCCTGCCCTCGCTGGGCGAGTAAACTTTGCTGAACGGCTGCGGTCGCGCCGATATCGAGTCCTCTAGTTGGCTGCATTGCTATAATCAGCGCCGGACGACCTGCTAACTCGCGGGCCAAAATAATCTTTTGCTGGTTACCACCGGAGAGCTGACTAGCCTTAAGCTGTGGGCTACTTGCTCGAATGTCAAAAGCTTGAATTGCTTGGTTGGCATGAGCGGTGATCTCTTTTTTCCTGAGTATCCACTGTCGACAAAAAGGTAGCTTGGAGAAAGCTTTGATAATCAGGTTTCGAGCGATCGAAAAGCTGAGGACTAATCCCTGCTTTTGTCTATCTTCCGGGATGTAGGCAATGGAGGTAGACCTAGGTTTGGTTGAGGGCGTTGGAGAGATAATTTGAATTGAGCCTTTTTGAATAGGCAGAAGGCGGGCGATCACATCGGCTAGTTCTCTTTGCCCATTGCCATCAACACCGGCGATTCCAAAGATCTCACCCGCTCGCAGCTGTAAAGATAGCCCTTGTAGCGCCGCTACCTCTCGATGTTCAGCACTAACCCAAAGATCTTGAATATCAAGAACAACATCACCCGCTCGCTGAGGCGACGGTCTAGTATTGATCTCAATGGCCCTATCTACCATTAGCCGTGCTAGCTCAGTGCGGCTGGTTTTGTTCGTAGGCAGAGTTCTGATGACTTGGCCACGCCGAAGAATCGTTACCTCGTCGCAGGCAGCCATTACCTCGTCTAGCTTATGACTAATAAAGATAATGGTGTGGTTGCGAGCTGCGAGCTGCTTCAAAACGTTTAGAAAAGACTGAATCTCGCTTGGCGTTAGGACAGCTGTTGGCTCATCTAAGATCAAGATGCGAGCCTGACGATAGAGAACTTTGAGAATTTCAACTCTCTGTTGTATTCCTACTGGAAGCGTACTGACAACAGACATTGGTGGCACTTCTAGACCGTAGGTTTTTGCTAAGTGGGCGATCGCCTGAGATTGTTCTTTTAGGTTTAGCCGTAGCCCCGTGCCCGCTCTTTTCGACTGGCCTAAAATTACGTTCTCTACCACTGTTAGCTGATTTACCAGCATAAAGTGCTGATGAATCATGCCAATGCCATAACGAATTGCATCGGCGGGCGATCTAATTTGTATCTGCTCTTCCCCTAGAAAAATTTTTCCTGAATCTGGCTGATAGAGTCCAGAAAGAATGTTCATCAAGGTGGATTTACCAGCTCCATTTTCACCGAGCAAACCGTGAATAGAGCCCTCACGAACAGTCAGATAAACGTTGTCGTTTGCCGCGATCGCACCAAACCGCTTTGTGATTGCCGTTAGGCGCAGATTGCCCATAAAAACCTCTTACGACATGACGACTTTGACAGACGCTTTACCATTTTCTTCAGTGTCTTCAAAAGTGAGCTTATCAGCCACCATATCAGCCGCCACCGCGTCTACCTGCTCTCGTACTTCTGGCGGTACGGCCTGATTGAAAGTTCCAAACCTAACAAGTTCAGGACTTTCTAATCCAATGACATATTTCTTTCCTTCAATCTCGCCCGTAGCTGATAGAGCGGCAACTTCGGTGATGGCGCCACCAATATCTTGGATGGCACTGGTTAAGATGGCCTCGGGTGCTAGTTCAAACTGATCGACGTTATTGCCGATGGCATAGATACCGGCTGCTTCACAAGCTTGTAAAACTGCTGGGGCTGAATTATCTAGATTATGAAAGATGACATCGACGCCACTAGCGATCAAAGCCAACGCTGACTCCTTAGCCTTGGCAATATCATTAAAATCTCCCACAAAACTCGACACAACTTCAGCACTTGGATCCATAGCCTTCGCACCTAGGTCCATCGCTGCGCCCTGCTGTTGCGTAGACTTAAATTCCATCCCGGCTAGGTAAGCTAGCTTCTTTGACTGGCTCATAGCCGCGCCAATCATCCCGCTAAGATACAGCATTTGATTGTAGTTTGTGCGTACACAGGCATAGTTGTCGCCGGCGATGTCGCCATTAACGCCGAGAAAGAAAGCCTCTGGAAAGTCAAGTGCTACCTGCTCAATGGCTGCATCAAACTGGCCTCCATGCCCAACTACTAGCCCGTACCCCTGACGGGCAAAATCGGCTAAGGCCTCTGTTTGATCGGCGTTATCAACCTGTTCAACATAGGCGACCTCTATATTAAGCTGATCGCCCGCACGTTTGACTCCTTCATAGCCTAGCTGGTTCCAGCCTCCATCTGTGATTGTTCCGGGCAGGGCGATCGCTAGCCCCTTGACCGCTGAATCTGCCTTTGAATCACCACTCTCTACGTTTGTGTTTTCTACCTCTGTGCTAGGAGAAGCGCAAGCCTTAAGTAAGATACTGCTGAATGTAGTAGCTGCGCCATATCCCAAAAATCGGCGTCGGTTAAAACGATCTACCATCGGTATGCCTTCCCGTAGACTTTCCAGTTCACTGTATACGATAGACAGATTCAGGAGAGCGATTCGGTGCTCAAATTTACTGAAACGCTTCAGCGTAGTTTCCTACCTCTTTGTTCTATGAGTGATCTAACTTCTACCCAGATTATCGAGCATTTACGTTACGCGAATACAATTGCCATGCGCGCTCAGCAATTTGGACATCATCCCTTTGGAGCAATCTTGGTTGCTCCTGATGATCAGACCGTTTTGATGGCGCAAGGCAACGTCGATACGGTGAACCACGCCGAGTCTGTTCTATTGAGAACCGCAGTGACTAACTTTAGTGCTAAATACTTGTGGAACTGTACCCTTTATACAACAGTCGAACCTTGCGCCATGTGCGCAGCAACTCAATACTGGGCGAATGTTGGACGGTTAGTGTACGGTCTTTCTGAAACAACCTTGTTAGAAATTACCAAAAATCATTCTGAGAACCCAACTCTAAACTTGCCCTGCCGAGAGGTTTTTAGTCGAGGTCAAAAGTCAATTACGATTGAAGGGCCAGTGGCTGAAGTTGAGTCTGAAATAGCAGCTGTTCATCGACGCTTCTGGCAAAGGATGCTGTAGTTTTTACCGGTTTTGTCCCCTAGAGGTTTATTTCCCTAAAAGCATCTGAAGCATCCATAGTGTCGATCGAAGACGAATAAAGCCTATTCTTTATTTATTCGATCGGGCTGACCAGGGAGATTTTGAACAAAAGTGCGAACTACCTGACTAAAATCGTAGGCCGATTCGTAAGGCGGAATGTTCCGGGCGGCAATGCCCACTCCACTGGCAACGGGCAAGTGAACTAGATAAGGTTTTAGTCTTTGCTGCGACTTTTGGGCAACCTTATCAACCTGCTTAGCTACATCTCGATCAATCGTAGAGGCACTCTCACCCATTACCACTAGCACAGGCTGTTGAATGCTGTTGATTGCACTTTCATAGTCTTCTCGCCAAAACCCCGCTAAGAAGGAAAATACCGCATATCGACTGTTCATATTGCGTGACCCCTTACGCAGCATCATTAGCCAGTCATCCGTCACATCTTCAGGCCTTGCAAATAGCTGTCGCTCAGAAAAGGACTTTAAGAACTCTTCTCGCCGGGCATATCGATAGAACGCACTACCCAAAGGTGAACTAAATAGAGACCAAGCTAGCTTTGACTTCCAAGTTGGTGTTGAAGTTGTCATCAGTGGCCAAGCGGGTGGACCAGAAAGAACCAGCCCTCTCACCCATGTGGCTGCCGGTAAACTCATCAGCTTGAGCGCGACTGGCAATAGCGCACCTTGTACGACAAGAACAACCGGCTCTTGTGCTATCTGGTCGATAAAGTAAGCAATCTGCTCAGCCCAGTCTTGCGGATAGTAGGCCCGCCGTGGCATATCGCTATCGCCGCAGCCCAGTAGATCGAGGTTGTAAATTTTCTGGGCTGAACGAGCAGTCTGCCAAGCTTCGATGAAAGGCTGCCAGAAATGACGAGAAAGACCAACGCCTATCGGATGAATAAGCAGCAGTGCCGGTGGGCTATTTTCCAATACGGGCTTTTGTGACGACTGATTATCTAAAGGCGTATCAGGTGAAAGCGTATCGGCTGAAATTGTTTCATAAGCACAGCGATACGCTTGCCAGGTATAAAACTCCATATGTTCCTCGAGTGAGATTTTCACCGCAATCTGCACTTATCAGGGTCGCCACGTTGCTCTACACAATGTCAAAGCACAATCTCTTAGGCTTTGGAAGGGTAAAGCGATCTTCTAGTATAAGAGGGCATATAAGACGCAGCGAAGTGGCAATAAGTTGCTTTTAAGGCTAGGTTAAACAGCCGTCAGCGGTCTACGTTTCGGATCACTGTCCATTTCGGCGACTGCTTGCTTCAAGTCAGCGGCTATTGTTAGATCGACCTGTTCTTGAGGGAGGACGGCTGCTCGCCAGCAAACTGCTTTAATGCAGGTACCGGTTAGGTTGGCGCCGGTCAGATCGGCACCGGTTAGGTCAGCGCCGGTTAGGTCAGCGCCGCTCAAATCGCTGTAGCAGAGTTTGGCACCACGTAGGTCTGTGCCTGCAAGACAAGCGCCTCTCAAACTAGCTAGACGCAGGTCGGCTCGGTGCAAGTTCGCACCCGTAAAGTTAGCGCTATCGGCTTCGCAGCGAACCATGACCGCCTGATGGAGATTCGCCCACAGCAGACGAGCATAATTAAGCTGAGTACGCCACATCATAGCGCCGGTTAGATCCGCCTGATCTAGGAAGCTATCAGTTAGATCAGCATTGGTCAGATCTGTCCAACAAAGTCGCGTGTTAGAAAGCTGAAATGAGACCAAATGATGATCTTTGAGATCAATTCGCTCAAAGTTACGACAGCCTGCTCGATATTTTTTTGAAAGTGCGATCGCACCTAGCTGACAAGCATTCATCCAATCTGCCACACCTAACGCTAGTACCTCATTAACCTGAAAGACTGCTTAAGCCTTTTGAAAGTATTAGCAGTAGTAATGTAAAGTTAAGTTAACAGTACTAATGTAACAAAATGTAAATTTACTTGCAATGGATAAATCTAACTTCGCTTTCAGCCATTTGCGAAAACCTTTTTAGCAGCCGCTCTGTTACGATCACGCTGCATCACAATACCGAGTACGCCACTGTTCTGGTCGACAGCTTGCCATAGATAGAATTACTCACCCCCGATAGCTTCGCCAAATAATGGTGGCGTATTGACTGGGTTGCGTCGGACTTTCGTTGCCTGCTCGAAGGCGTAAGCTAATCCTAAAAGCTTAGGCTCACTATAGGCTGGTGCAAAGAAAGAAAGCCCTACGGGTAGCGCTGACTGCGTAAATCCAGCAGGGACAGTGATATCTGGAAAGCCCGTCAAGTTAGCTAAATAGCCAACTCGGTAGGGATCGTTTTTGATTGAATCAAAATCGTGAGGGAAGATTGAGTCTTTGAGTTCATTGCTGTTGTTTGCTTTGGTTAGTGAAGGTAAACCGTCTACAGTGGGATAAACCAGGGCATCTAGATTACTGAGTGAGAAAGTGCTAAAGACAGCATCTTGAAGATCTAAGCGCTGAGCGATCGCTGCTACATACTCTGAATTAGAAAGTCCCCCAGTTTCTATAGACGCTTGGTAGAGGGCAATTCGGTTTGGATTAACAGGCGTATTAGAACTCATTAGATCAGAATCTAAACTAGCTTCAATCAACGCTTTTAGCGTCTTTGGATACGCATCATCGAGTGTCTGTAGATAGGTTTCAATCTGCGGGAAAAACTCCGATTGAATAATCGAATCAAGTAGGTGGCCATAGCTATCAACGGCCAACCCATCAGAAGAAAGTTTTACCTCTACAACGGTTGCACCCAAGCTCGATAGAGTGCCTAATGCGTCTTGAAAGATTTGATCAACCTCTGGATTGCCGCTCAAAAAATCTCGAACAATTCCAATTCGAGCACCCTTCAAAGCGTCTACGTCTAAGAACTGCGTATAGTCTTTGAAGGGTTTTGCTATGCTTCCTAGCGTAGCCGAATTGTTTGAACTAAGGCCAGCCATCACTCCAAGTCCAATTGCTGCGTCGGTGACTGTTTTGGCAATGGGGCCATTCGCCTCTACTGACGGTGCTAAAGGAATAACGCCCTTTGG
It includes:
- a CDS encoding ABC transporter ATP-binding protein, which translates into the protein MGNLRLTAITKRFGAIAANDNVYLTVREGSIHGLLGENGAGKSTLMNILSGLYQPDSGKIFLGEEQIQIRSPADAIRYGIGMIHQHFMLVNQLTVVENVILGQSKRAGTGLRLNLKEQSQAIAHLAKTYGLEVPPMSVVSTLPVGIQQRVEILKVLYRQARILILDEPTAVLTPSEIQSFLNVLKQLAARNHTIIFISHKLDEVMAACDEVTILRRGQVIRTLPTNKTSRTELARLMVDRAIEINTRPSPQRAGDVVLDIQDLWVSAEHREVAALQGLSLQLRAGEIFGIAGVDGNGQRELADVIARLLPIQKGSIQIISPTPSTKPRSTSIAYIPEDRQKQGLVLSFSIARNLIIKAFSKLPFCRQWILRKKEITAHANQAIQAFDIRASSPQLKASQLSGGNQQKIILARELAGRPALIIAMQPTRGLDIGATAAVQQSLLAQRGQGAAILYISTELEEVMAMSDRLGVIYRGQLIDSLDPHTATLEQVGLLMAGQASAEPQESNGSV
- a CDS encoding BMP family protein: MVDRFNRRRFLGYGAATTFSSILLKACASPSTEVENTNVESGDSKADSAVKGLAIALPGTITDGGWNQLGYEGVKRAGDQLNIEVAYVEQVDNADQTEALADFARQGYGLVVGHGGQFDAAIEQVALDFPEAFFLGVNGDIAGDNYACVRTNYNQMLYLSGMIGAAMSQSKKLAYLAGMEFKSTQQQGAAMDLGAKAMDPSAEVVSSFVGDFNDIAKAKESALALIASGVDVIFHNLDNSAPAVLQACEAAGIYAIGNNVDQFELAPEAILTSAIQDIGGAITEVAALSATGEIEGKKYVIGLESPELVRFGTFNQAVPPEVREQVDAVAADMVADKLTFEDTEENGKASVKVVMS
- a CDS encoding nucleoside deaminase, with protein sequence MSDLTSTQIIEHLRYANTIAMRAQQFGHHPFGAILVAPDDQTVLMAQGNVDTVNHAESVLLRTAVTNFSAKYLWNCTLYTTVEPCAMCAATQYWANVGRLVYGLSETTLLEITKNHSENPTLNLPCREVFSRGQKSITIEGPVAEVESEIAAVHRRFWQRML
- a CDS encoding alpha/beta fold hydrolase; translation: MEFYTWQAYRCAYETISADTLSPDTPLDNQSSQKPVLENSPPALLLIHPIGVGLSRHFWQPFIEAWQTARSAQKIYNLDLLGCGDSDMPRRAYYPQDWAEQIAYFIDQIAQEPVVLVVQGALLPVALKLMSLPAATWVRGLVLSGPPAWPLMTTSTPTWKSKLAWSLFSSPLGSAFYRYARREEFLKSFSERQLFARPEDVTDDWLMMLRKGSRNMNSRYAVFSFLAGFWREDYESAINSIQQPVLVVMGESASTIDRDVAKQVDKVAQKSQQRLKPYLVHLPVASGVGIAARNIPPYESAYDFSQVVRTFVQNLPGQPDRINKE
- a CDS encoding pentapeptide repeat-containing protein, yielding MADWMNACQLGAIALSKKYRAGCRNFERIDLKDHHLVSFQLSNTRLCWTDLTNADLTDSFLDQADLTGAMMWRTQLNYARLLWANLHQAVMVRCEADSANFTGANLHRADLRLASLRGACLAGTDLRGAKLCYSDLSGADLTGADLTGADLTGANLTGTCIKAVCWRAAVLPQEQVDLTIAADLKQAVAEMDSDPKRRPLTAV
- a CDS encoding amidase, which translates into the protein MRHLQTTESIIDSSTDVKQSEVKKSIDERSSRQTTRTLQKSLASATAKLFTLNLETATIADIHLAFEAKTLTVEQLVQLYLNRIETYDKQGPAINALISINPNALATARLLDQFMPQKLSSLYGIPIILKDNFNTIDLPTTGGSAVLANSIPPEDAVVVKRLKEAGAIILGKANMSEFALSAGRLGYSSQGGLTLNPYDLNRDASGSSSGSAAAIAANFAVFSTGSDTAGSIRGPASFTGLVGIKPTSGLISPKGVIPLAPSVEANGPIAKTVTDAAIGLGVMAGLSSNNSATLGSIAKPFKDYTQFLDVDALKGARIGIVRDFLSGNPEVDQIFQDALGTLSSLGATVVEVKLSSDGLAVDSYGHLLDSIIQSEFFPQIETYLQTLDDAYPKTLKALIEASLDSDLMSSNTPVNPNRIALYQASIETGGLSNSEYVAAIAQRLDLQDAVFSTFSLSNLDALVYPTVDGLPSLTKANNSNELKDSIFPHDFDSIKNDPYRVGYLANLTGFPDITVPAGFTQSALPVGLSFFAPAYSEPKLLGLAYAFEQATKVRRNPVNTPPLFGEAIGGE